A genomic stretch from Aedes albopictus strain Foshan chromosome 2, AalbF5, whole genome shotgun sequence includes:
- the LOC134285982 gene encoding uncharacterized protein LOC134285982: MKRIDEIKERSRLEALEEETQLQILKVKQRQIERQRRELEELQQLSRLVEEGSEYDEEQGESEISYIDKVQGWINVCEPANPGRSRQQNIASEAGASQFSLNLRRANENEMISRRYMQQNNSSMVAGPTQLQIASRQVFPKGLPVFTGHPQDWPLFISAYDQANASCGFTNAENLVRLQQALQGRALEIVRNLLLLPENVPTIIDKLRRRFGNPEILSTMLAQRIQRLEGPDSENLESIIEFGSAVGEFTQHLQVSKLDDHLKNPILMQSLIQKLPPCYAMQWVEYKRRFQVVDLKTFGSFMEDLVDKALEVSFEKIDISSAKRREKLKTKVFTHMTEDVLEASGSKSVQQHNKTQPATQALISPRKDISCSICEEPGHFGRDCREFRNTGLERRWMMVKHMGLCPLCIYNHGKWPCRSKIRCEIEGCKGPHHPLLHPPIHAESVNAEAHCNSHCSPNKTVLFRVVPVTLYSEANKLDTLALVDEGSSTSLIDSEIAEYLQLSGPREPFEMRWTNGVSRTETHSRSVEVKISGRGGNNYDMCIARTVKRLHLPAQQLNADLLIEEFRHLRDAEIPSYELDTPKLLIGIDNMHLIAPLASRIGEKGEPIAVKCNLGWTVYGPRPNIVADLHFLGHHRCVCEKCSKADQDLNRMLQDNFQLEAVGISPVRLESKEEFHARKILESTTKRIGDRFEVGLLWRNGEPNFPESYSMAYKRWKNLESRLDRNLGVREILQKQIEEYVVKGYAHKITERELSETSPDRCWYLPLNYVINPKKPGKVRMVWDAASKSNGVSFNDSLLKGPDLVTSLSAVINGFRERKVAFGGDIREMFHQILVRQEDRQAQRFLFRSDTDSEPEIYVMDVVIFGASCSPCLAQFVKNKNARKHLQNYPTAANAIIRKHYVDDYFDSADTEAEAVALAKDVKKVHADAGFEIRNWVSNSSNVLEQLGEAELKMEKSLDAVSDTERILGIMWRPETDSFGFSTVFREDLKQYIEGAWPTKRIALRCIMSMFDPKQFLAPILIHGRILIQDLWRSGIGWDEKIGAAHYDRWLRWTGLFPLINNINVPRCYLGKLHPDAYDTVQLHVFADAGEEAYGCVAYFRFTDGKTVHCAFVEAKAKVAPLQYLSIPRKELEAAVLGARLLKAICESHSITIKRRFLWTDSNAVVSWVKSDTRRYKPFVAHRIGEILTITQPEDWRWVPTKSNAADDVTKWGEWTQLSSNGRWFCGPDFLYKPEEDWPTQKFKIVEVENELRASILLHNIVLPDAVLPRVKHISKWKVLVRTVATMYRFVSNCRRRINGQVIEALPTLNKRVAKIPADLVPLRQEEYLLAENLIWRVAQGEEYADEVKTLIKNQKSPMDHPRPIEKSSPLYRLSPFLDEYGIVRMEGRTAAAKYAAFDV; the protein is encoded by the coding sequence AGATTGAACGACAGCGACGTGAACTGGAGGAGCTTCAACAGCTATCAAGACTGGTTGAAGAAGGGTCCGAATACGACGAAGAACAAGGCGAAAGTGAGATAAGTTACATTGATAAGGTGCAGGGGTGGATAAATGTGTGCGAACCGGCGAATCCTGGTAGATCGCGGCAGCAGAACATAGCTTCAGAAGCTGGAGCTAGCCAATTCTCGTTAAATTTGCGGAGGGCCAATGAGAACGAGATGATAAGTAGGCGTTATATGCAGCAGAACAATTCCAGCATGGTAGCCGGACCGACGCAGCTCCAAATTGCTTCGCGTCAGGTTTTCCCGAAAGGTCTTCCCGTCTTCACAGGTCATCCACAGGATTGGCCGCTTTTCATCAGTGCTTATGATCAAGCTAACGCATCCTGTGGGTTCACGAATGCTGAAAACCTTGTCAGACTGCAACAGGCTTTGCAGGGGAGGGCTTTGGAAATCGTTCGGAACCTTTTGCTACTACCCGAAAACGTACCAACGATCATCGACAAGTTACGCCGCCGTTTTGGAAATCCTGAGATCTTGTCAACAATGCTGGCACAACGGATTCAACGACTCGAAGGACCAGATTCGGAGAATTTGGAgtccataattgaatttgggaGTGCAGTTGGAGAATTCACTCAGCATCTTCAGGTTTCGAAACTAGATGATCATCTGAAGAACCCGATACTAATGCAGAGCCTAATACAAAAACTGCCACCGTGTTATGCTATGCAATGGGTCGAATATAAACGCCGTTTCCAAGTGGTAGATTTGAAAACATTTGGAAGTTTTATGGAGGATTTGGTGGACAAAGCGCTGGAAGTATCGTTTGAAAAAATAGACATCAGTTCAGCAAAAAGGCGTGAAAAACTGAAGACGAAGGTTTTCACCCATATGACGGAAGATGTTCTAGAAGCAAGTGGTAGTAAATCTGTCCAGCAGCACAACAAGACGCAGCCGGCTACACAGGCCCTAATATCTCCAAGAAAGGACATCAGTTGCTCCATCTGCGAGGAACCCGGGCATTTTGGTCGAGATTGTCGAGAATTTCGCAATACAGGTTTGGAACGAAGGTGGATGATGGTGAAACACATGGGTCTATGCCCACTTTGCATTTACAATCATGGAAAGTGGCCCTGTAGATCGAAGATTAGATGTGAGATCGAAGGGTGCAAGGGTCCACATCATCCGTTGCTGCACCCACCGATCCACGCAGAGAGTGTCAACGCGGAAGCACACTGCAACAGTCATTGCTCGCCCAATAAGACAGTGTTGTTTCGTGTAGTTCCTGTTACACTGTATAGTGAAGCTAACAAATTAGACACCCTTGCCCTGGTGGACGAAGGGTCATCGACGTCATTAATTGACAGTGAAATAGCTGAGTATTTGCAATTGAGTGGACCACGAGAGCCGTTCGAGATGCGATGGACAAATGGGGTAAGCCGAACGGAGACTCATTCGAGAAGTGTCGAAGTAAAGATTTCGGGAAGAGGGGGTAACAACTATGACATGTGCATTGCGAGGACAGTTAAAAGGTTGCATCTACCAGCTCAACAGTTGAATGCAGACCTACTAATAGAAGAATTCCGGCACCTAAGAGATGCTGAAATTCCAAGCTACGAGCTAGATACGCCGAAACTCTTGATTGGAATCGACAATATGCATCTCATCGCCCCGTTGGCGTCACGAATCGGAGAGAAAGGAGAACCGATTGCCGTCAAGTGCAATCTGGGATGGACGGTATACGGACCACGACCGAACATTGTAGCAGACTTGCATTTCCTTGGTCATCATCGCTGTGTTTGTGAGAAGTGTAGCAAGGCAGATCAAGATTTGAATCGGATGTTACAAGACAATTTTCAACTTGAAGCCGTGGGTATTTCCCCAGTGCGGCTAGAATCGAAGGAAGAATTTCATGCACGGAAGATTCTAGAAAGCACGACGAAGCGGATTGGCGATCGTTTCGAGGTCGGTCTACTATGGAGAAACGGAGAACCCAACTTTCCGGAGAGCTACTCTATGGCGTACAAGCGATGGAAGAATCTAGAGTCTCGTCTGGACCGGAATCTTGGGGTTAGAGAAATTTTGCAGAAGCAGATAGAGGAATATGTAGTCAAGGGCTACGCACACAAGATCACGGAACGCGAGTTGTCGGAGACATCACCGGACCGGTGTTGGTACCTACCCTTAAACTACGTCATCAATCCGAAGAAACCCGGCAAAGTAAGAATGGTATGGGATGCTGCCTCAAAGAGCAATGGAGTTTCTTTCAACGATAGTCTTTTGAAGGGACCTGATCTGGTTACATCGTTATCCGCAGTAATCAACGGCTTTCGCGAGCGCAAGGTGGCATTCGGTGGTGACATCCGAGAGATGTTCCACCAAATATTGGTGCGGCAAGAGGATCGACAGGCTCAACGTTTCCTATTTCGGTCTGATACGGACAGCGAACCGGAAATTTACGTGATGGACGTTGTTATATTTGGAGCAAGCTGTTCACCTTGCTTGGCACAATTTGTCAAGAACAAAAACGCCCGTAAGCATCTACAGAACTATCCAACAGCAGCCAACGCAATCATTCGAAAACATTACGTCGATGACTATTTCGACAGTGCAGACACGGAAGCTGAAGCGGTAGCACTCGCGAAGGACGTTAAGAAAGTGCATGCGGACGCTGGATTCGAAATTCGAAACTGGGTGAGCAATTCATCGAATGTTCTTGAACAACTCGGTGAAGCTGAGTTGAAAATGGAAAAATCTCTTGATGCGGTGTCCGATACAGAGAGAATCCTTGGGATTATGTGGCGACCTGAAACTGATTCTTTTGGGTTTTCCACTGTATTTAGAGAAGATTTGAAGCAATACATAGAGGGAGCATGGCCCACAAAACGAATAGCTTTACGCTGCATAATGAGTATGTTCGACCCAAAGCAGTTCCTGGCACCAATACTGATCCACGGCCGCATTTTGATCCAGGACTTGTGGCGGAGTGGTATCGGCTGGGATGAAAAAATAGGAGCGGCACATTACGACCGATGGTTGCGATGGACAGGATTGTTTCCGTTGATAAATAATATAAATGTTCCCCGCTGTTACCTCGGAAAGCTACATCCTGATGCGTATGATACGGTCCAGCTCCACGTGTTCGCGGACGCAGGAGAAGAAGCTTATGGGTGCGTCGCCTACTTCAGGTTCACGGATGGAAAAACGGTTCACTGTGCGTTTGTGGAAGCAAAAGCAAAAGTGGCCCCTTTACAGTATCTTTCCATTCCAAGAAAGGAATTGGAGGCAGCAGTACTAGGAGCGCGGTTGCTGAAGGCGATTTGTGAAAGTCATTCCATCACGATAAAAAGACGATTTCTGTGGACAGATTCGAATGCAGTTGTATCATGGGTGAAATCAGACACGAGGCGGTATAAACCATTTGTAGCTCACCGAATAGGGGAGATTCTGACCATAACACAACCGGAAGATTGGCGTTGGGTTCCTActaagagcaatgctgcagatgaCGTAACAAAGTGGGGAGAGTGGACCCAACTGAGCTCGAATGGTCGATGGTTTTGTGGTCCGGATTTTCTGTACAAGCCAGAAGAAGACTGGCCGACGCAAAAGTTCAAAATTGTAGAAGTGGAAAACGAACTACGAGCTAGCATTCTGTTACATAACATTGTATTGCCAGACGCAGTATTACCCAGAGTGAAACACATTTCGAAGTGGAAGGTGCTTGTACGAACGGTGGCGACGATGTATCGTTTCGTATCGAACTGTCGGCGTAGAATCAACGGACAAGTGATTGAAGCTTTGCCCACATTGAATAAGAGAGTTGCAAAGATACCTGCAGATTTAGTCCCGTTGCGTCAAGAGGAGTATCTGTTAGCAGAAAACCTAATATGGCGTGTAGCGCAAGGCGAAGAGTATGCGGACGAGGTGAAGACGTTGATAAAAAACCAGAAATCACCAATGGATCATCCAAGACCGATTGAGAAAAGCAGTCCTTTGTACAGgctgtcaccatttttggacgaaTATGGAATTGTACGGATGGAAGGTAGAACAGCAGCGGCCAAGTACGCAGCATTCGATGTGTGA